Proteins co-encoded in one Brassica oleracea var. oleracea cultivar TO1000 chromosome C4, BOL, whole genome shotgun sequence genomic window:
- the LOC106338067 gene encoding uncharacterized protein LOC106338067, with amino-acid sequence MKKVRLAAAEFVGYAINWYDQVLTHRRRNGGAPIFTWDELSAMMRRRFVLEHYHRELHQKLRRLLQGTKSVEDYHQEMEILMLKVDVDEPLDATMARFLSSLNREIQDQMELQEYVSIEQMLHNAILIEQQVKRKGYSKLAFAPKPSHQDKGKARVDKGKSDETNNRARDIRCYRCQGLGHYASKCPNQKVMILMENGEVESDDDQDDLEDKGDHGPIFDEDIESFDYPHQGPLLVARRAMDEGLAPICEEHSDNDLEPAFDETLEPIYDDDDGHLDYPAYGPLLVTRRTLSVQPKTNEQKQRENLFHSRCLVSEKVCSLIIDGGSCTNVSSESLVRKLGLVTKPLSRPLRLEWLNDTGEQYVREQVAVPLTIGRYEDEVLCNNLPMDACHILLGRPWQFDKKTIHDGYTNRHSFDHKGKKITLVPLSPAEVHQDQLQLKKSRDKEPKPSEPELSPRNSKFFIKGSQVKKSLCSQQPFLLLVYKETLMASSSNIAPEIPSDLKDVLQEYSDVFPDENPKGLPPVRGIEHQIDFVPGASLPNRPAYRTNPVETKELQRQIGELLEKGYIRESLRPFVVPVLLIPKKDGSWRMCVDCRAINNITVKYRHPIPRLDDMLDELHGSSVFSKIDLKSGYHQIRMKEGDEWKTAFKTKLGLYEWLVMPFGLTNAPSTFMRLMNHILRSFIGHFVVVYFDDILIYRKNLDDHKLHLKSVLEVLRREHLFANLGKCSFGTDHVVFLGSIVGADGLRVDEEKIKAIRDWPSPTTVGEVRSFHGLAGFFRRFVQNFSSIATPLTEVIKKNIGFKWEQTQEEAFQILKGKLTQAPLLVLPDFSKTFKIQSLKHLKGQQKLNKRHARWVEFIETFSYVIKNKQGKKNVVADTLSRRYVLLSTLETKLLGFEFIKDLYATDPDKIFRKCSKVAYGKYYQISDFLFFDNRLCVPQCSLRELFVRESHGGGLMGHFRIKKTYKVIYDHFYWPSLMKDVERICNRCVVCKKA; translated from the coding sequence ATGAAAAAGGTTAGATTGGCCGCTGCTGAGTTTGTTGGCTATGCTATTAACTGGTATGATCAAGTGTTGACTCACAGGAGGAGGAATGGCGGAGCACCAATCTTTACTTGGGACGAGCTCTCGGCCATGATGAGGAGACGTTTTGTTCTTGAACATTATCACCGGGAACTCCATCAAAAACTCAGACGGTTGCTTCAAGGAACCAAATCCGTGGAGGACTATCACCAAGAGATGGAGATCTTGATGCTAAAGGTGGATGTAGACGAGCCCCTAGACGCCACTATGGCCAGATTCCTATCCAGTCTCAACCGAGAAATTCAAGATCAAATGGAGCTTCAGGAGTATGTCAGTATTGAACAAATGCTACACAACGCCATTCTGATCGAACAACAAGTCAAGAGAAAGGGCTACTCTAAACTGGCCTTTGCTCCCAAGCCTAGCCATCAAGACAAAGGTAAGGCTCGTGTTGACAAAGGCAAATCAGATGAGACCAATAACCGGGCAAGAGACATTCGGTGTTATAGATGTCAAGGCCTTGGCCACTATGCCAGCAAGTGTCCGAACCAGAAAGTGATGATCCTCATGGAGAATGGCGAGGTTGAGTCCGATGATGATCAGGACGATCTAGAGGACAAGGGCGACCACGGTCCTATCTTTGATGAGGACATAGAGTCCTTCGACTACCCACACCAAGGGCCACTTCTAGTTGCCAGGAGAGCCATGGATGAAGGCCTTGCTCCGATCTGTGAAGAACATTCAGACAATGATCTAGAACCGGCCTTTGATGAGACACTTGAGCCGATCTATGATGATGATGATGGACATCTCGACTACCCAGCTTACGGTCCACTTCTTGTTACCAGAAGAACATTAAGTGTTCAACCCAAAACCAATGAACAAAAACAAAGGGAGAATCTTTTTCATTCTCGATGCTTAGTTTCAGAAAAAGTTTGTTCTTTGATTATTGATGGTGGTAGTTGCACTAATGTTTCTAGTGAGTCTCTTGTCAGGAAGTTAGGACTCGTGACCAAACCACTTTCCCGACCTCTCAGATTGGAGTGGTTGAACGACACTGGAGAACAGTACGTCCGGGAACAGGTCGCGGTCCCTCTCACTATTGGACGATATGAGGACGAGGTCCTTTGCAACAATCTGCCCATGGACGCATGCCATATTCTGTTAGGACGACCATGGCAGTTTGACAAAAAGACTATACATGACGGATACACCAACCGCCACTCCTTTGATCATAAGGGAAAGAAGATCACCTTGGTTCCCCTCTCACCGGCCGAAGTCCATCAAGACCAGCTCCAGCTGAAGAAGAGCCGAGACAAAGAGCCAAAGCCATCCGAACCTGAGTTATCTCCTAGGAACTCTAAATTCTTTATCAAAGGAAGCCAGGTAAAGAAATCCTTATGCTCACAACAGCCGTTTCTTTTGCTTGTTTACAAAGAAACTCTAATGGCTTCCTCTTCTAACATTGCACCGGAAATTCCGAGTGATCTGAAAGATGTTTTGCAGGAATACTCTGATGTGTTTCCAGATGAGAATCCTAAGGGATTGCCACCAGTCCGAGGCATTGAACATCAGATTGATTTCGTTCCAGGTGCATCTCTTCCAAACCGGCCAGCTTACCGAACCAATCCAGTGGAGACAAAGGAACTTCAAAGACAGATTGGAGAGCTTCTTGAGAAGGGATACATCCGGGAGAGCCTCAGACCTTTTGTTGTTCCTGTTCTCCTTATTCCCAAAAAGGACGGATCTTGGCGCATGTGCGTGGACTGCCGAGCCATCAACAACATAACGGTAAAGTATAGGCATCCAATCCCTAGGCTTGATGACATGCTTGATGAGTTGCATGGTTCCTCTGTGTTTTCTAAAATTGATTTGAAAAGTGGTTATCACCAAATTCGCATGAAGGAAGGTGATGAATGGAAAACTGCATTCAAAACTAAACTAGGATTGTATGAATGGCTTGTCATGCCATTTGGCCTTACCAATGCACCTAGTACATTCATGCGTTTGATGAATCATATCTTGCGGTCCTTTATTGGTCATTTTGTTGTTGTCTACTTTGATGACATTCTCATTTACAGAAAGAATCTTGATGATCATAAATTACATTTGAAATCTGTTCTTGAAGTTCTTAGAAGAGAACATTTGTTTGCTAATCTTGGTAAGTGTTCTTTTGGGACAGATCACGTGGTCTTCTTAGGCTCTATTGTAGGTGCAGATGGACTCAGAGTGGACGAGGAAAAGATCAAGGCCATTCGAGATTGGCCTAGTCCAACGACCGTGGGCGAGGTGAGAAGCTTTCACGGCCTGGCCGGGTTCTTTCGAAGGTTCGTCCAGAACTTCAGCTCTATAGCCACCCCTCTTACCGAAGTAATCAAAAAGAACATTGGGTTCAAGTGGGAACAAACCCAGGAAGAGGCGTTCCAGATCCTCAAAGGGAAGTTGACTCAAGCCCCATTACTTGTTCTTCCTGATTTCTCTAAAACTTTCAAAATCCAGTCTTTGAAACATCTTAAGGGCCAGCAGAAGTTGAACAAAAGACATGCCCGTTGGGTCGAGTTCATTGAGACCTTTTCTTATGTGATCAAGAACAAGCAAGGCAAGAAAAACGTGGTGGCTGATACCTTGTCCAGAAGGTATGTTCTTCTGTCCACTCTTGAGACCAAGTTGCTTGGGTTTGAGTTTATCAAAGACTTGTATGCAACTGATCCAGACAAAATTTTCAGAAAATGTTCCAAGGTTGCATATGGGAAGTATTATCAAATTTCTGATTTCTTATTCTTTGATAACCGTCTTTGTGTTCCCCAATGTTCTTTGAGGGAGTTGTTTGTCAGGGAATCTCATGGAGGAGGCTTGATGGGACATTTCAGGATCAAGAAAACCTACAAGGTGATTTATGATCACTTCTATTGGCCGAGTCTGATGAAAGATGTGGAGAGGATATGCAACCGCTGTGTAGTGTGCAAGAAGGCCTAG